In Juglans microcarpa x Juglans regia isolate MS1-56 chromosome 4S, Jm3101_v1.0, whole genome shotgun sequence, a single window of DNA contains:
- the LOC121263359 gene encoding probable cinnamyl alcohol dehydrogenase 1, translating to MGSARANEYCLGWAARDESGVLSPYKFSRRAVGEDDVSIKITHCGVCYGDVIWTRNRRGDSKYPLVPGHEIAGIVKEIGSNVRVFKVGDHVGVGTYVNSCRDCHFCNDALEVYCAKGVVGTFNGIDSDGSITKGGYSNYTVVHERYCYKIPDNYPLASAAPLFCAGITVYAPMMRYKMNQPGKSLGVIGLGGLGHMAVKFGKAFGLNVTVFSTSISKREEALSLLNTDKFVISSDQQQMEALAGTFDFIIDAASGDHPFDPYMALLKTAGVLVLVGFPTEVKVNPASLLLGMKTITGSAIGGSKDTREMINFCAAHKIYPEIEVIPIQYANEALERMIKSDVKYRFVIDIENSLK from the exons ATGGGTTCTGCACGCGCAAACGAATACTGCCTTGGATGGGCGGCAAGAGATGAGTCTGGAGTTCTCTCACCGTACAAATTCAGCCGTAG GGCTGTTGGAGAAGATGATGTTTCTATAAAGATCACGCACTGTGGAGTTTGTTATGGCGACGTAATTTGGACCAGGAACAGACGTGGAGACTCCAAGTATCCTTTGGTGCCGGG ACACGAGATTGCTGGAATTGTGAAGGAGATTGGTTCCAATGTCCGCGTTTTCAAAGTTGGGGACCATGTTGGGGTGGGGACTTATGTTAACTCCTGCAGGGATTGCCATTTTTGTAATGATGCTTTAGAAGTTTATTGTGCAAAGGGAGTTGTTGGCACTTTTAACGGCATCGATAGTGATGGTTCAATCACCAAAGGAGGATACTCCAACTACACTGTTGTCCATGAAAG ATATTGCTATAAGATTCCAGACAACTATCCACTGGCTTCAGCAGCACCTCTGTTTTGTGCTGGAATTACAGTTTATGCTCCCATGATGAGGTACAAGATGAATCAACCTGGTAAATCTCTAGGAGTGATTGGCCTCGGTGGTCTGGGTCATATGGCTGTCAAGTTTGGCAAGGCTTTTGGGTTGAACGTTACAGTTTTCAGCACAAGCATATCTAAGAGAGAGGAGGCCCTAAGTCTTCTTAATACAGACAAGTTTGTGATTTCATCTGACCAACAGCAGATGGAG gCCCTGGCTGGGACATTTGACTTTATAATAGACGCAGCATCTGGGGATCATCCATTTGATCCATACATGGCACTCTTAAAGACTGCCGGTGTTCTAGTCCTTGTGGGTTTCCCCACTGAAGTCAAAGTCAACCCTGCTAGCCTTCTGCTAG GAATGAAAACCATTACTGGTAGTGCAATTGGAGGCTCGAAAGATACACGAGAAATGATAAACTTCTGTGCTGCTCACAAGATTTATCCCGAGATAGAAGTAATTCCGATTCAGTATGCAAATGAAGCTCTTGAGAGGATGATCAAGAGTGATGTCAAGTACCGATTCGTGATTGATATTGAAAACTCCCTGAAATGA